Proteins encoded by one window of Mycolicibacterium cosmeticum:
- a CDS encoding inorganic diphosphatase: protein MSEQFDVVIEIPKGSRNKYEVDHETGRVKLDRYLYTSFGYPTDYGFFENTLGEDGDPLDALVLLTESVFPGVIVEARPVAMFQMTDEAGGDDKLLCVPAGDPRWDHIQDLADVPPFELEAIKHFFVHYKDLEPGKFVKAADWAGRDAAVAELQRSIERFKTH, encoded by the coding sequence TTGAGCGAGCAGTTCGACGTCGTCATCGAGATCCCCAAGGGATCGCGCAACAAGTACGAGGTGGATCACGAGACCGGACGGGTCAAGCTGGACCGCTACCTCTACACCTCGTTCGGCTACCCGACCGACTACGGGTTCTTCGAGAACACCCTCGGCGAGGACGGCGACCCGCTGGACGCGCTGGTGCTGCTGACCGAGTCGGTGTTCCCCGGTGTCATCGTCGAGGCCCGGCCCGTCGCGATGTTCCAGATGACCGACGAGGCCGGCGGCGACGACAAGCTGTTGTGCGTGCCCGCCGGTGATCCGCGCTGGGATCACATCCAGGACCTGGCCGACGTGCCGCCGTTCGAGCTCGAGGCCATCAAGCACTTCTTCGTGCACTACAAGGACCTGGAGCCGGGCAAGTTCGTCAAGGCCGCCGACTGGGCCGGACGGGATGCCGCGGTGGCCGAGCTGCAGCGCTCGATCGAGCGGTTCAAGACGCACTGA
- a CDS encoding 2-oxo-4-hydroxy-4-carboxy-5-ureidoimidazoline decarboxylase: MLMHQGIGLEAFNAMPPRRAMHAVYECVHCVTLAGDLVAGRPYPNHDALFRRADALLFSLSEQSVDAILQAYPCSVRPCDDAERSALRAAEQRYSDKFGFDYVMYVAGLCAPDVLTTIADRMHHDVETERKVVRNELAKINRTRLERMLGPEGGFDNW, translated from the coding sequence GTGTTGATGCATCAGGGGATCGGCCTCGAAGCGTTCAATGCCATGCCGCCGCGGCGTGCCATGCACGCGGTGTACGAGTGCGTGCACTGTGTGACGCTGGCCGGGGACCTCGTCGCCGGACGGCCCTACCCGAATCACGACGCCTTGTTCCGCCGGGCCGACGCGTTGCTGTTCAGCCTGTCCGAGCAGTCGGTCGACGCGATCCTGCAGGCCTACCCGTGTTCGGTGCGGCCCTGCGATGACGCGGAGCGGTCCGCGCTGCGGGCAGCCGAGCAGCGCTACAGCGACAAGTTCGGCTTCGACTACGTGATGTACGTCGCGGGCCTGTGTGCCCCCGACGTGCTCACCACGATCGCCGATCGCATGCACCACGACGTGGAGACCGAGCGCAAGGTGGTGCGCAACGAACTCGCCAAGATCAACCGGACCCGGCTGGAGCGGATGCTCGGGCCGGAGGGCGGTTTCGACAACTGGTAG
- the alc gene encoding allantoicase has translation MSSATPPHFLAFPDLASRAAGGAVLWANDEVFAEKENLITPAAAEHRPATFGHKGQIYDGWETRRRRGATPDSCDSAIIRLGAPALVHGVVVDTAWFTGNYPPHISVEAANVAGHPSVEELVHKTEWTTIVERAAVNGDTRNPFPVKSTRRWTHVRLSMYPDGGIARFRVHGQGVLDPGFAAALPLDLAALENGGRITACSNMFYSSPNNLLLPGTPRHMGEGWETSRRRDAGNDWVQVRLAGEGLLAAAELDTSYFVGNAPGWARLSGRSGEGDWFEVLPRTDLQPDTRHRFLLEDDRSVTEARLDIYPDGGMARLRLFGHLTELGRQQVRQIWAASA, from the coding sequence GTGAGCAGTGCCACCCCTCCCCACTTCCTGGCCTTCCCCGATCTGGCGTCGCGCGCCGCGGGCGGTGCCGTGCTCTGGGCCAACGACGAGGTGTTCGCCGAGAAGGAGAACCTGATCACCCCGGCCGCCGCCGAACACCGGCCGGCCACCTTCGGCCACAAGGGCCAGATCTACGACGGCTGGGAGACGCGCAGGCGCCGCGGGGCCACCCCGGATTCGTGCGATTCGGCCATCATCAGGCTCGGGGCGCCGGCCCTGGTGCACGGCGTCGTCGTCGACACCGCATGGTTCACCGGGAACTACCCGCCGCACATCTCGGTCGAGGCCGCCAACGTGGCGGGTCATCCCTCGGTCGAGGAGCTGGTGCACAAGACCGAGTGGACGACCATCGTGGAGCGCGCCGCGGTCAACGGGGACACCCGGAATCCCTTCCCGGTCAAGTCGACTCGGCGCTGGACGCATGTGCGCCTCTCGATGTACCCCGACGGCGGTATCGCTCGGTTCCGGGTGCACGGCCAGGGTGTGCTCGATCCCGGTTTCGCCGCCGCCCTGCCGCTGGACCTGGCCGCCCTGGAGAACGGCGGCCGGATCACGGCGTGTTCCAACATGTTCTACAGTTCGCCGAACAATTTGTTGCTGCCCGGCACCCCGCGGCACATGGGCGAGGGCTGGGAGACGTCGCGCCGCCGCGATGCCGGCAACGACTGGGTGCAGGTGCGGCTGGCCGGGGAGGGGCTGCTCGCGGCCGCGGAACTGGACACCAGCTATTTCGTCGGTAACGCGCCGGGCTGGGCCCGGCTGTCGGGGCGCAGCGGTGAGGGCGATTGGTTCGAGGTGCTGCCGCGCACCGATCTGCAGCCCGACACCCGGCACCGCTTCCTGCTCGAGGACGATCGTTCGGTCACCGAGGCCCGGCTGGACATCTACCCGGACGGTGGGATGGCCCGGCTGCGGCTCTTCGGCCACTTGACCGAGCTTGGGCGCCAACAGGTTCGCCAGATCTGGGCGGCCAGCGCCTGA
- a CDS encoding EstA family serine hydrolase, which yields MTVHGHWDDRFAHLVDALAEEVQTGAEVGAAIAVDIDGELVVDVWAGHADAARTTPWTRDTIVNVWSSTKTVTSLAALMLIDRGLIDADDRVADHWPEFAANGKQEVRIRHLLTHSSGVSGWEQPVVPEDILDWTKSTAALAAQAPWWEPGTASGYHALTYGHLIGEVVRRVTGSPLKEFVRAEIAGPLGADFQIGASPDDDGRIAEIIPATEPFDLPPMDQWPVPMLKTFTGPAPDPRIANTAAWRAADIGAVNGHTNARALARILSAVSLGGTVGGVTLLRPETVEKIFEVQLDGPDLVLAGHRLRWGLGFGLPQPETIPYVPDEKICFWGGWGGSWETMNPDRRATVAYVMNKMGPGVEGSARTDRYFRLVYDAL from the coding sequence ATGACCGTGCACGGACATTGGGACGACCGTTTCGCCCACCTCGTCGACGCCCTGGCCGAGGAGGTACAGACCGGCGCCGAGGTCGGTGCCGCCATCGCCGTCGACATCGACGGTGAGCTGGTGGTCGACGTGTGGGCCGGCCACGCCGACGCGGCCAGGACCACGCCGTGGACCCGCGACACCATCGTCAACGTGTGGTCGTCGACGAAGACCGTCACCAGCCTGGCCGCGCTGATGCTCATCGACCGTGGGCTGATCGACGCCGACGACCGGGTGGCCGACCATTGGCCGGAGTTCGCCGCCAACGGAAAACAGGAGGTGCGGATCCGTCACCTGCTCACCCATTCGTCCGGGGTGTCGGGCTGGGAGCAGCCCGTGGTACCGGAGGACATCCTGGACTGGACGAAGTCCACCGCGGCACTGGCGGCGCAGGCACCGTGGTGGGAGCCGGGTACCGCGTCGGGCTATCACGCCCTGACCTACGGCCACCTGATCGGTGAGGTGGTGCGCAGGGTCACCGGCAGCCCGCTCAAGGAGTTCGTGCGTGCCGAGATCGCCGGGCCGCTCGGGGCGGACTTCCAGATCGGCGCGTCCCCGGACGATGACGGGCGGATCGCCGAGATCATCCCGGCCACCGAGCCTTTCGACCTGCCGCCGATGGATCAGTGGCCAGTCCCGATGTTGAAGACCTTCACCGGCCCGGCGCCCGATCCCAGGATCGCCAACACCGCGGCGTGGCGGGCCGCCGACATCGGCGCGGTCAACGGGCACACCAACGCCAGGGCCCTGGCCAGGATCCTGTCGGCGGTCTCGCTCGGCGGCACCGTCGGCGGGGTCACCCTGCTGCGCCCGGAAACGGTCGAGAAGATCTTCGAGGTGCAGCTCGACGGACCCGATCTGGTGCTGGCCGGTCATCGGCTGCGCTGGGGTCTCGGCTTCGGGCTGCCCCAGCCGGAGACGATTCCCTATGTGCCGGACGAGAAGATCTGCTTCTGGGGTGGTTGGGGCGGCTCGTGGGAGACCATGAATCCCGACCGGCGGGCGACCGTCGCCTACGTGATGAACAAGATGGGTCCAGGCGTGGAAGGGTCGGCGCGCACGGACCGGTATTTCCGGTTGGTCTACGACGCGCTCTGA
- a CDS encoding 2-hydroxyacid dehydrogenase: protein MQILVTDRNLVPHRARFEAALPTDARVVWGDEHALRTAEVYVGGRFTAEMARVAEMLRLIHVAGAGTDRVDFTALGPDIQVANTFHHERSIAEYVLSAAITLRRDFLAQDRALRRGVWATSVYDDTIAQPPTVAGARIGFVGFGHIGRRSWELLRALGCTGAAVTGSGRVDPAHGLAWAADTASSLDRLMAESDVVVVSAPLSAATTGMIGAAQLAALGADGVLINVGRGPLVDEHALYDALLHRSIRAAAIDVWYRYPAPGTDGCPPAGLPFHELTNILMTPHSSGVTADTFAGRADDIAANIGRLGRGEPLRNLVAQSAS, encoded by the coding sequence ATGCAGATCCTGGTCACCGACCGCAATCTGGTACCGCACCGCGCCCGCTTCGAGGCCGCGCTGCCGACCGATGCGCGGGTCGTCTGGGGTGACGAGCACGCCCTGCGCACCGCGGAGGTCTACGTCGGCGGCCGGTTCACCGCCGAGATGGCTCGGGTGGCCGAGATGCTGCGGCTCATCCATGTGGCGGGAGCCGGCACCGACCGGGTCGACTTCACCGCCCTGGGCCCGGACATCCAGGTGGCCAATACCTTTCATCACGAACGCTCGATCGCCGAATACGTGCTCAGTGCCGCTATCACCCTGCGCCGGGATTTCCTGGCACAGGACCGGGCACTGCGGCGCGGGGTGTGGGCCACCTCGGTGTATGACGACACCATCGCACAACCGCCCACCGTGGCGGGGGCGCGGATCGGCTTCGTCGGCTTCGGGCACATCGGCCGGCGATCGTGGGAGTTGTTGCGCGCGTTGGGCTGCACCGGTGCGGCCGTCACCGGGTCGGGTCGGGTCGACCCGGCGCACGGTCTGGCCTGGGCGGCCGACACCGCGTCGTCGCTGGACCGGCTGATGGCCGAATCCGACGTGGTGGTGGTCTCGGCCCCGCTCAGCGCCGCGACCACCGGCATGATCGGTGCGGCGCAGCTGGCGGCGTTGGGTGCCGACGGTGTGCTGATCAACGTCGGCCGCGGCCCGCTGGTCGACGAGCACGCACTCTATGACGCGTTGCTACACCGCAGTATTCGGGCCGCGGCCATCGACGTGTGGTACCGGTACCCCGCGCCGGGCACGGATGGGTGCCCACCCGCCGGGCTGCCGTTCCACGAGCTGACCAACATCCTGATGACTCCGCACTCCTCCGGGGTCACCGCGGACACCTTCGCCGGCCGGGCCGACGATATCGCCGCCAACATCGGGCGCCTGGGCCGGGGCGAACCACTGCGCAACCTGGTGGCTCAGAGCGCGTCGTAG
- a CDS encoding enolase C-terminal domain-like protein: MSTHKTPHRTPTVTAMRVVPIAGHDSMLLNLSGAHGPYFTRNLLILKDSEGNTGVGEVPGGAAIQRTLEDARPLVEGRSIGDHHAVLGDVRREFAGRDAGGRGAQTFDLRVTVHAVTAIESALLDLLGQYLGVPVAALLGDGQERSRVQALGYLFFVGDRTRTDLAYRSAADEAPGADEWLRIRHDEAMTPEAVVRLAEAARDRYGFRDFKLKGGVLPAAEEAKAVIALADRFPDARITLDPNGGWLLDDAVTTCRELTGVLAYAEDPVGPEGGFSGREVMAEFKRATGLPTATNMIATDWREMGHAIRSGAVDIPLADPHFWTMSGSVRVAQLCDAWGLTWGSHSNNHFDVSLAMFTHVAAAAPGAITAIDTHWIWQDGQRITKAPFPIVDGYLDVPDAPGLGVELDEDRVAAAHELYLAEGLGARDDAVAMQYLIPGWTFDSKRPALQRGI, translated from the coding sequence ATGAGTACCCACAAGACTCCCCACCGGACACCCACCGTCACCGCGATGCGGGTGGTCCCCATCGCCGGACACGACAGCATGCTGCTCAACCTCAGCGGCGCCCACGGGCCGTACTTCACCCGGAACCTGCTGATCCTCAAGGACTCCGAAGGCAACACCGGGGTGGGCGAGGTGCCGGGCGGGGCGGCCATCCAGCGCACCTTGGAGGATGCCCGCCCGCTCGTCGAGGGCCGCAGCATCGGGGACCACCACGCCGTGCTCGGGGATGTCCGCCGCGAGTTCGCCGGCCGGGACGCCGGTGGCCGCGGTGCCCAGACCTTCGACCTGCGGGTCACCGTGCACGCCGTCACCGCGATCGAATCCGCGCTGCTGGACCTGCTCGGCCAGTATCTCGGGGTGCCCGTCGCGGCCCTGCTGGGCGATGGCCAAGAGCGCAGCCGGGTGCAGGCGCTGGGGTACCTGTTCTTCGTCGGGGACCGCACCAGAACCGATCTGGCGTACCGCTCGGCCGCCGACGAGGCGCCGGGAGCCGACGAGTGGCTGCGCATCCGGCACGACGAGGCGATGACACCCGAGGCTGTGGTGCGGTTGGCCGAGGCGGCCCGCGACCGTTACGGTTTCCGGGATTTCAAACTGAAAGGTGGCGTGCTGCCCGCGGCCGAGGAGGCCAAGGCCGTGATCGCGTTGGCCGACCGGTTCCCGGATGCCCGGATCACCCTGGATCCCAACGGCGGCTGGCTGCTCGACGATGCCGTCACCACGTGCCGGGAGCTCACCGGGGTGTTGGCCTACGCCGAGGACCCGGTGGGGCCGGAAGGCGGCTTCTCCGGCCGCGAGGTGATGGCCGAGTTCAAACGCGCGACCGGGCTGCCGACGGCGACGAACATGATCGCCACCGACTGGCGTGAGATGGGGCATGCGATCCGGTCCGGTGCCGTGGACATCCCGCTGGCCGATCCGCACTTCTGGACCATGAGCGGGTCGGTGCGGGTGGCACAGCTGTGCGATGCGTGGGGTCTGACGTGGGGGTCGCACTCCAACAACCACTTCGACGTGTCGCTGGCGATGTTCACCCACGTCGCGGCCGCCGCGCCCGGCGCCATCACCGCGATCGACACGCATTGGATCTGGCAGGACGGTCAGCGCATCACCAAGGCGCCCTTCCCGATCGTCGACGGTTACCTCGATGTCCCGGACGCGCCCGGCCTCGGTGTCGAACTGGACGAGGATCGGGTGGCCGCCGCGCACGAGCTGTACCTCGCCGAGGGGCTGGGTGCGCGCGACGACGCGGTGGCCATGCAGTACCTGATCCCCGGCTGGACCTTCGACAGCAAACGCCCTGCCCTGCAACGGGGTATCTGA
- a CDS encoding IclR family transcriptional regulator, whose protein sequence is MTEHAVRRIAPTGVKSAARTVELLEFLAARHDQPARIREVSAALDMPRSSAHALLRTLIAQGWVRCDESGTLYSIGIRALLVGTSYLDTDPYLPSITPFLDELRGSWDETFHLARLDGYDVVYLATRESRQYQRTTNRVGRRLPAYTTALGKALLAERVGAERDAHIPAELTPLTERTVTDRAVLDEALETARIRGYATDDEENTVGVRCFAVPLRYSRPAQDAISVSVPVARLTAEREAGLIEALCAAGDKVSRVLRPLAEKVNS, encoded by the coding sequence ATGACCGAACACGCCGTGCGCAGGATCGCCCCGACCGGCGTGAAATCCGCCGCCCGCACCGTCGAACTGCTCGAGTTCCTGGCCGCCCGCCACGATCAGCCGGCCCGCATCCGGGAGGTCAGTGCCGCGCTCGACATGCCCCGCAGCAGCGCCCACGCGCTGCTGCGCACCCTGATCGCGCAGGGCTGGGTGCGGTGCGACGAGTCGGGCACGTTGTACAGCATCGGGATTCGGGCCCTGCTGGTCGGCACCAGTTACCTGGACACCGACCCGTACCTGCCGAGCATCACGCCCTTCCTGGACGAGCTGCGCGGCAGCTGGGACGAGACCTTCCACCTGGCCCGCCTGGACGGCTACGACGTCGTCTACCTGGCCACCCGGGAGTCCCGGCAGTACCAGCGCACCACCAACCGGGTCGGCAGGCGGCTGCCCGCGTACACGACGGCGCTGGGCAAGGCGCTGCTCGCCGAACGGGTCGGCGCCGAGCGCGACGCGCACATCCCGGCCGAGCTGACCCCCCTCACGGAGCGGACGGTGACCGACCGCGCCGTGTTGGACGAGGCGCTGGAGACGGCGCGAATCCGCGGTTACGCCACCGACGACGAGGAGAACACCGTCGGCGTGCGATGTTTCGCGGTGCCGCTGCGCTACAGCCGACCGGCCCAGGACGCGATCAGTGTCTCGGTCCCGGTCGCCCGCTTGACGGCCGAGCGGGAAGCCGGCCTCATCGAGGCACTGTGCGCGGCAGGCGACAAGGTGAGCCGGGTACTCCGGCCATTGGCAGAGAAGGTGAATTCATGA
- a CDS encoding sulfite exporter TauE/SafE family protein: MSVSGYAAIAIAVLIASCLQASIGFGLGMLAAPVVALVDPALIPGTLIMLAAIVTLMVVVRERTAIDVKGTGWALAGRVPGTVAGALILTAIPQQALAMLIAGVVLGGVALTSLGWIPAPRRRNLVLAGATSGMLGTATSIGGPPMALVWQRNTGPRLRGTMSGFFLIGSLMSLTMLTVTGAVDRHTLVMCAMLIPATVAGYVLSRYANRLLNPRRQRWTAITASAVGAVILVVQQMGLL; this comes from the coding sequence GTGAGCGTGTCCGGTTACGCGGCCATCGCGATCGCGGTGTTGATCGCGTCCTGCCTGCAGGCCTCGATCGGCTTCGGGCTCGGCATGCTGGCCGCTCCCGTCGTCGCGTTGGTGGACCCGGCACTCATCCCCGGCACCCTGATCATGTTGGCGGCCATCGTCACCCTGATGGTGGTGGTGCGCGAGCGGACGGCGATCGACGTGAAGGGCACCGGCTGGGCGCTGGCCGGCCGGGTACCGGGCACCGTCGCCGGTGCGCTGATCCTCACCGCCATACCGCAACAGGCCCTGGCGATGCTGATCGCGGGCGTCGTGCTCGGCGGTGTCGCACTGACCAGCCTGGGCTGGATACCCGCGCCCCGGCGCCGCAACCTCGTGCTGGCCGGCGCCACCTCGGGGATGCTGGGCACGGCCACCTCGATCGGCGGCCCGCCGATGGCGCTGGTGTGGCAGCGCAACACCGGACCGCGGCTGCGCGGGACGATGTCCGGGTTCTTCCTGATCGGCTCGCTCATGTCGTTGACGATGCTGACGGTCACCGGCGCGGTGGACCGGCACACCCTGGTCATGTGCGCCATGCTGATACCGGCCACCGTGGCGGGATATGTGTTGTCCCGCTACGCGAACCGGCTGCTGAACCCACGCCGGCAGCGGTGGACGGCGATCACCGCCTCGGCCGTCGGAGCCGTCATCCTCGTCGTCCAGCAGATGGGACTGCTATGA
- a CDS encoding ABC transporter ATP-binding protein: protein MSDELLCVRGLAKSFRVAGGKKLHALDGIDLDLRRGETLGLVGESGCGKSTLARTLMMLERPDAGTVSFDGIDPYGLRGKDLLKFRRRMQMVFQDPYASLNSRMTAAEIIAEPWRTHKTLYPSRKDRDMRVRGLLDMVGLGPKAFGKYPQEFSGGQRQRIGIARALALNPDVIICDEPVSALDLSVQAQVLNLLNDLQRELQISYVFISHDLSVVRHVADRVAVMYLGRIIETGPTEAVFDSPEHPYTAALMSAAPKLHAEQRGERILLTGEVPSPLNPPSGCRFRTRCAHATDICAQQRPPVSDLQGAGHAVECHHPLGASTRLSHSA, encoded by the coding sequence AGCTTCCGGGTGGCCGGCGGTAAGAAACTGCACGCGCTGGACGGGATCGACCTGGATCTGCGGCGCGGTGAAACCCTGGGCCTGGTCGGCGAATCCGGCTGCGGCAAATCCACCCTGGCCCGCACCCTGATGATGCTGGAGCGGCCGGACGCGGGCACCGTCAGCTTCGACGGCATCGACCCGTACGGCCTGCGCGGCAAGGACCTGCTGAAGTTCCGTCGCCGCATGCAGATGGTGTTCCAGGATCCGTACGCCTCGCTGAACTCCCGGATGACGGCGGCCGAGATCATCGCCGAACCGTGGCGCACACACAAGACGCTGTACCCGTCGCGCAAGGACCGCGACATGCGGGTGCGCGGGCTGCTGGACATGGTCGGGTTGGGACCCAAGGCGTTCGGCAAGTACCCGCAGGAGTTCTCCGGCGGTCAGCGTCAGCGGATCGGCATCGCGCGGGCCCTGGCGCTGAACCCCGACGTCATCATCTGCGACGAGCCGGTCTCCGCGCTGGACCTCTCGGTGCAGGCGCAGGTGCTCAACCTGCTCAACGACCTGCAGCGGGAACTGCAGATCTCCTATGTGTTCATCTCACACGACCTGTCCGTGGTACGGCACGTCGCCGACCGGGTCGCCGTGATGTACCTGGGCCGAATCATCGAAACCGGGCCGACCGAAGCGGTATTCGACAGCCCCGAACACCCCTACACGGCCGCCCTGATGTCGGCCGCGCCCAAGCTGCACGCCGAGCAGCGCGGTGAACGCATCCTGCTCACCGGCGAGGTGCCCTCACCGCTGAACCCGCCGTCCGGGTGCCGGTTCCGCACCCGCTGCGCGCACGCCACCGACATCTGTGCACAGCAGCGGCCACCGGTGTCGGACCTGCAGGGCGCCGGGCACGCGGTGGAGTGCCACCACCCGCTCGGGGCGTCAACCCGGCTGTCACACAGCGCATGA